A window of Pseudophryne corroboree isolate aPseCor3 chromosome 12, aPseCor3.hap2, whole genome shotgun sequence contains these coding sequences:
- the DPM3 gene encoding dolichol-phosphate mannosyltransferase subunit 3 produces MRCESSALASYILEDRDSAGEERTGGEEAPASDMTKLAEWLLGLMLLGGVWVTLTLDLLGLELPVAYREVIWPLPVYLLVTFGCYSLATVGYRVATFNDCEEAAQELQDQIKEAKRDLSRRGLRL; encoded by the exons atgcgatgtgaaagctccgccCTCGCCAGCTACATCCTGGAGGACAGGGACTCGGCTGGGGAGGAGAGGACAGGTGGAGAGGAAGCGCCGG CCTCAGACATGACGAAACTGGCAGAGTGGCTGCTGGGACTGATGCTTCTTGGTGGAGTCTGGGTTACTCTGACCTTAGACCTTCTGGGTTTGGAGCTCCCTGTGGCCTATCGGGAGGTAATCTGGCCGCTTCCGGTGTACCTTCTGGTGACATTCGGCTGTTATTCCTTAGCCACTGTCGGTTACCGCGTAGCCACGTTCAACGACTGTGAGGAGGCAGCGCAGGAGCTGCAGGATCAGATCAAGGAGGCCAAGAGAGACCTGAGCAGGAGGGGGCTGCGATTGTGA